CCACCGTGACGTCGGCCTTCTCCACCTGATCCAGGCGCGGGAGGCGGGCGAACGTCGCAGCCCCTGCGTAGCGCGGGATCCGGGAGGAGTCGATGGGACCCAGATTGCCATTGGCTTCGATGCGGAGCTCTTCCATTTCCGTCCTTCACTCTCCATTGAACGACCCTCGAGGGGGCGAGTCTGTGATCACCATCATAAGGACATTGTTTTCTTTTATGCAACAGCTGTTTACTCGCTAACCGCCCCGCTCCCCAGGTGTCACACCCGCCGAGGCCGGCCCGTCGTCGTCGCGCACCCGTCCGCACCGTGCCGTCAGGACAGGCGTAAAGGATTCATAAAGATCCCCGCCAAGGGCGCCGGGCCGGGCCTAGCGTGAAAGCGTCCACAGCGAACGGTTCCACCATCACAGGAGATCTCGTGACCACGCTCACCCGCGTACCCGCGGATCCTTCCGACCCCCGCAAGCGCACCACGCTCCGGGAGTGGCTGATGGCGGAGACCGCCGAAGGCGCTGGAAAGCAGACCGGCCCCCACGGCCTGGCCGACCAGCACCACCGGAAGACCTGGTGGCAGGTGATGTGCCTGACCGGCGTCGATTACTTCTCCACCCTGGGTTACCAACCGGCGATCGCCGCGCTCGCTGCAGGACTGCTCTCCCCCCTGGCCACCATCATCCTGGTGGTGGTCACCCTGGCCGGTGCCCTCCCCGTGTACCGGCGCGTGGCGAAGGAGAGCCCTCGCGGCGAGGGCTCCATCGCCATGCTTGAGCGCCTCCTCCCCCGTTGGGGCGGCAAACTCGTGGTGCTCGCGCTCCTCGGGTTTGCCGCCACCGACTTCATGATCACCATGACGCTCTCCGCGGCCGACGCCTCCGCGCACCTCACCCACAACCCCTTCGCGCCCGAGTTCCTGCACGGTCAGGAGCTCGTGATCACCCTGGCCCTGCTGGCCGGGCTGGGCATCGTGTTCCTGCGCGGCTTCTCCGAGGCCATCAAGGTGGCGGTGCTGCTGGTCGCCGCGTTCCTGGCGCTGAACCTCGTGGTGGTGCTGGTCTCCCTCCTTCACGTCTTCGCCTCGCCCGTCCTCGTCGGCGATTGGTGGACCGCCCTCAACCAGCAGCACGGGAACCCGGTCATGATGATCGCCCTGGCCGTGCTCGTGTTCCCGAAGCTCGCCCTGGGCCTGTCCGGCTTCGAGACCGGCGTCGCCGTCATGCCGCAGATCCGCGGCGCACAAGGCGACACCGAGGAGAACCCCGCCGGCCGCATCCGCGGCGCCCATAAGCTCCTGACCACCAGCGCCATCATCATGTCCGCCTTCCTGGTGACGAGTTCGCTGTCCACCGTCATCCTCATCCCGGCCGAGGAGTTCCAGCCGGGCGGGAAGGCGAACGGGCGTGCCCTCGCCTTCCTGGCCCACCAGTACCTGGGCGACGGCTTCGGCACCGTGTACGACATCGCCACGATCGCCATCCTCTGGTTCGCCGGAGCCTCGGCCATGGCGGGACTCCTGAACCTCGTCCCCCGCTATCTGCCGCGCTACGGCATGGCACCCGCCTGGGCGCGCGCCATCCGTCCGCTGGTCCTGGTGTTCACCGTGGTCGCGTTCGTCATCACCGTGATCTTCGACGCCGACGTCGACGCCCAGGGCGGCGCGTACGCCACCGGCGTGCTGGTGCTGATCACCTCGGCCTCCGTCGCCGTGACGCTCGCCGCCCGCGACGCCGGCCAGAAGAAGACCATGCTGGCGTTCGGGCTCGTAGCCACCGTCTTCGTCTACACGACGATCGCGAACATGGTGGAGCGCCCGGACGGCATTAAGATCGCCGCCGTCTTCATCCTGGGCATTCTCGTGGTGAGCTTCGCATCCCGTGTCCGGCGGTCGTTCGAGCTCCGGGCCACCACCATCAAGCTCGATGAGCAGGCCCTGCAGTTCCTGGCGTCGGAGGAGGAAGGGCCCATCCGGCTCATCGCCCACGAGCCCAAGTCCACGGCGGCTCAGCGGTACATCACCAAGTTCAAGCACGCCCAGCTGGCCAGCCACCTGCCCGGCACGGACGCCATGTTCATCGAGGTGGTGGTGGAGGACAGCTCCGATTTCGAGGAGGAGTTGCTCGTCCAGGGCAAGATCCGGCACGGCTACCGTGTCCTGGAGGTCCACAGCGGCAACGTCCCGAACACGCTCGCCGCGGTGCTCCTGCACCTGCGCGACGTCACGGGCCTCATGCCCCACATCTATTTCCGCTGGACCGAGGGCAACCCGATCTCCAACCTGCTGAAGTACCTCTTCTTCGGCGAAGGCGAGATCGCGCCGGTGACCCGCGAAGTGCTGCGCGAAGCCGAGCCCGACATCACCCGGAGGCCCTGGGTCCACGTGGGGTGAGGCGAGGGGCATGGTGTGAGTTTGAGGGCCACCCGGACCGTGGCACCCGTGAGTTCACCCGCCCCGAACGCTGAACTCGCTATGGAGGGTTTGAGATCGCTACAGCCGGTAGCGATCTCAAACCCTCCATAGCGAGTTCAGCTAGTCGTCCCGTTCTCGGGGAGAATCCTGGCCGCCAGTCATCCACATGGCCGTCCGGGTTCACTAAACTGCGGACTGAACGCCGGAGGATGGGGACATGTCACCTCTCCCCGCCACTCCCTGGCTGCCACCAGACCAGGAGCACTGGACCACCGCTGAGCTTGAATACCTTGGTATTGGACGCACCGCGCGACGGCGGTTGATCACCACTGGGGACCTCGCCCGGTTGCGCCCCGGCCTCTTCGCGCGGAGACGTACTGCTTCATCGCCCGGGCTGTGTGAAATGGCTGATCAGACGCTTCGCGCACATGCGCACCGGTCCGCGACCAGACCCGACGCCGCCTATGTGTACAGTCACACCTCGGCTGCGCGGCTCAGGGGTTTGAAATTCCTCCGCGATAGCAGCGTCATCCATGTGTCGTGCGCCAGCAATCCGTGCCCGCGACGCCTCGGCGCCGGGGTCCGGACCCATATCGTCCGGCTGCCAGAGGAACACATAGAGGAGATCGCCGGGATCCGTTGCACCACACTGGAACGCACCATCATCGACTGTGCACGGATCATGCCCCTCGAAGACGCGGTCGTCCTGGCCGATCAAGCGCTGAGTCTTGGAGCAGACCGTGGCCTGCTGCTGAGAATGCTGGACGGGATGGCCGGATACCGAGGGGTCGTGAACGTTCGACGAGTGGTGGAGCTGGCGGATCCACGGAGCGAGTCGGTGGCGGAATCCCGCGCCCGTCTTCTGTTCCATCATGAGAACATCCCCCAGCCCGTCCCGCAATGGCGGGTCATGACACCCCTGGGCCCGCGATACCTCGACTTCGCCTGGCCGGAAGCCATGCTGGCCGCGGAATTCGACGGGAAAGTCAAGTATTTCGGTGAGAAGCCCACGGACCAGGCGCTCTACGAGGAACGGCTTCGCGAGCGGCACTTGATGGAACTCGGCTGGCGGTTCGTGAGGCTGACGTGGACGGATCTGGAACGACCTGGCGAGGTCCGTCGCAGGATCACCTCGACGCTACGCGGATCGGCGCCGCCTTCCCACCCGTGAACTCGTCATCGCCCGGCTCACCTCCCGGTTTCAGGTCGAACTCGCTGAGGAGGGGTTGAACTCGCTGCCGAGGGCAACGAGTTCAACCCCTCCTCAGCGAGTTCAGCGGTGGTCCGGATCCGCTATAGCGAGTTCAGGGATCACCACCCCGGGCCTTGCGGGTCCAGCGCACAGATCGACTCG
This portion of the Arthrobacter woluwensis genome encodes:
- a CDS encoding amino acid transporter, yielding MTTLTRVPADPSDPRKRTTLREWLMAETAEGAGKQTGPHGLADQHHRKTWWQVMCLTGVDYFSTLGYQPAIAALAAGLLSPLATIILVVVTLAGALPVYRRVAKESPRGEGSIAMLERLLPRWGGKLVVLALLGFAATDFMITMTLSAADASAHLTHNPFAPEFLHGQELVITLALLAGLGIVFLRGFSEAIKVAVLLVAAFLALNLVVVLVSLLHVFASPVLVGDWWTALNQQHGNPVMMIALAVLVFPKLALGLSGFETGVAVMPQIRGAQGDTEENPAGRIRGAHKLLTTSAIIMSAFLVTSSLSTVILIPAEEFQPGGKANGRALAFLAHQYLGDGFGTVYDIATIAILWFAGASAMAGLLNLVPRYLPRYGMAPAWARAIRPLVLVFTVVAFVITVIFDADVDAQGGAYATGVLVLITSASVAVTLAARDAGQKKTMLAFGLVATVFVYTTIANMVERPDGIKIAAVFILGILVVSFASRVRRSFELRATTIKLDEQALQFLASEEEGPIRLIAHEPKSTAAQRYITKFKHAQLASHLPGTDAMFIEVVVEDSSDFEEELLVQGKIRHGYRVLEVHSGNVPNTLAAVLLHLRDVTGLMPHIYFRWTEGNPISNLLKYLFFGEGEIAPVTREVLREAEPDITRRPWVHVG